In Streptomyces sannanensis, the DNA window GGCGTCAACCGCTTCGACTCGATCGTGCGCAACATCGGCGCGCCCCGCGATGTGCTCGCCGCACGGCTGCGCAGGCTCGCGGACGCGGGCGTCCTGGAGAAGAAGCTCTACAACGAGCGCCCGGCCCGGTACGAGTACCACGCCACCGCGGTCGGCCGGGAGCTGCGGCCCGTACTTCTCATGCTGAAGGAGTGGGGCGACCGCCACCTCGCGGACGTCCCGCCGCTCGTCTGGGAACACTCCTGCGGTGCCGACCTCGACCCGGCGATCATGTGCCGGGCCTGCGGAGAGCAGGTCCGTACCGCCGACCTCACGCCTCGTTTCCAGGTCCCCGGCTGGACGGCACAAGGGGCTTCCTGACGCGCGTCCGGACCGGGGGCTCACTACGGGCTCGGTTCGCCTCCCCGCGTTGCGCTGCCGGGCCCGGCGCGGCAGGGTCGAAGCATCGAGGCCGAGGAGGATGCAGTCATGCCCATCGCGACGGTGAATCCCGCGAACGGTGAGACGCTCAAGACGTTCGATCCACTGGGGGCCGAGGAGATCGAACGGCGCCTGGCGACCGCCGAAGCGGCGTTCAGGACATACCGCACCACCGACTTCGCCGAACGCGCACGGCTCCTCAACCGCGCCGCCGACCTCCTGGAACAGGATCAGCAGGACATCGCCCGGACCATGACCACCGAGATGGGCAAGCCCATCGCGGCCGCCCGGGCGGAGGCGGCCAAGTGCGTCAAGGCGATGCGCTGGTACGCGCGGAACGCGGAGGAACTCCTGGCGGACGAGCACCCCTCACCCGCCGATGTGAAGGACGCGGGCGCGTCCCGCGCCACCGTCCACTACCGGCCGCTCGGCGTGATCCTGGCCGTGATGCCCTGGAACTTCCCCCTCTGGCAGGTCGTACGCTTCATGGCCCCCGCTCTGATGGCGGGCAACGTCGGACTGCTCAAGCACGCCTCGAACGTGCCGCAGACCGCGCTGTACCTGGAGGACCTCATCCGCCGGGCCGGTTACCCGGAAGGGTGCTTCCAGACACTGCTGGTGGGCGCGGGCGCCGTCGAGGGCATCCTGCGCGACCCACGCGTGGCCGCGGCGACACTGACCGGGAGCGAGCCGGCCGGGCGGTCGGTCGCGGCGATCGCCGGTGACGAGGTCAAGAAGACGGTCCTGGAACTGGGCGGCAGCGACCCCTTCGTGGTGATGCCGTCCGCCGACATCGATCAGGCCGCCCGGACCGCGGTCACCGCCAGGGTGCAGAACAACGGGCAGTCCTGCATCGCGGCCAAGCGGTTCATCGTTCATACGGACGTCTATGACGCGTTCACGGAACGCTTCACCGCACGGATGCAGGAGCTGACCGTGGGTGACCCGATGCACGACGCCACGGACGTCGGCCCCTTGGCCACCGAGCAGGGCCGCGCCGATGTGGAGGCCCTCGTGGACGACGCACTGAGCCACGGCGCGAGGGTCCTGTGCGGCGCGCAGCGCCCCGAGGGACTGGAACAGGGCTGGTACTACGCCCCGACGGTCCTCGCCGGCATCACCGACAGCATGCGGATCCACAGGGAGGAGGCGTTCGGGCCGGTGGCCACGCTCTACCGGGTAACGGACGTCGACGAGGCCGTGGCGCTGGCCAACGACTCGCCCTTCGGGCTGAGCTCCAACGTATGGACCCGGGACGAGGCCGAGGTACGCCGCTTCGTACGCGACCTGGAGGCGGGCGGCGTGTTCTTCAACGGCATGACCGCTTCCCACCCTGCGCTGCCCTTCGGCGGAGTGAAGCGCTCCGGGTACGGCCGGGAGCTCTCGGGCCACGGCATCCGGGAATTCTGCAACACGACCACGGTCTGGCACGGACCCGAGAAGGCCGGGTGAGCGGCCCCGCGTCTCAGTCATTCCGGCTGGCCAGCACCACCGCCAAGCGCAAGGCCGCTGCCGCCTGACCCACCAACTGCAACACCAACCGCCGCGGGCGGGCGCCGAACAAGGCGCCCGCCCCGTTCGCATCGGGTGCGCCGAACTGCACGGCCGGGACGCGCTGTACGAGACGTACGCCCCACAGTTCGCCGAGGACCGCTGCCGGGCGGAGATCGCCGGACGGCTCACCGAGGGCGACTGGGCGGTCGACCACGAGATCGCCCATGGCGTCGACGACACACCGGTCCGGGTCCTGGCCGCCTACCGGGTGCGCGGCGGGCTGATCGACCGTGTCGACTTCCTGGGCTGAGCCCACGCCCTCAGGGCTCGTCGTACTTCCGGCGAAGCCGTCGCTGGGTGAGCAGTTCATGGATGAGACGCCCGACGAGCGCACCTCCGTAGACCACCACGCCGATCCCCACGAGCCAGGACTGCAGGACCAGGACCGTTCCGAACGGTCCGTACATCACCGCGTTGGAGGCGATCTGCGGCGAGAAGACGAGCTGGGAGAAGATCCTCAGGCCGAGCAGGGCCACCGCGGTCACCACGGCCCCGGGCAGCAGGGCCCGCCAGCGGATCCGGGCACAGAGCAGGATCCACTGGGACCACCAGAAGAACAGGCACGTGCCGACCAGATCGCTCAGCCCGATGAGCATCGCCCGGAGCGGATTCTCCCTGGGCGGGGGAATGTTGACGAAGAGCACCAGGGAGAAGACGAGCACGGCCAGCCAGACGACATGCCGCCACATGGTGTGCCAGCGGGCCGCCGGCAGGTCCCAGACCTTTTCGTAACCGGTCTGCACGACGGATCCGAAGGTCACCCCGAACACCGCGAGCGCGGCGAGACCGAACGACGTCGTCTGCTTCCATGTTCTTTCCGGCACGTTGAACAGACGCGCGATCTCGTCCTGGGACGACGCCGACACCCCCAGACCCTGCCCCAGCCACCGGGCGAACCCCTTTCCGCTCGCGGGGTCGGCCGCTGCCACGACGATCAGCAACGGCACCAGGGTCAGGAACCCGAGCGCGGCGAAGCCCATGGCGCGATGCATCAGCTCCATCTCACGGCCGCGGTAATAAGCGAGGCCGATCGGAGAGGCAAGGATCCTGCGATGCAGGTACCGGAACCCGTGCACGTGGTGCGTCCCGAAACGCTTCAGGGGCATGTGTCGTCGACTACCCGGAAGAGAGCCGCGACTCGTCCGGCGTACGTCCGGATGGACGACCCGGCTTGTTCAGCCACCGGGCAGCAGATGACGTAGCTGCTGGGATGCTCCGTCAGATACTCGCCGAAGGACCGCGCCGGACGGTCCGTCAGATGAGACACCACATCGGAGACGGCACTCATCTCGCCGACGGCCACAGCCTCGTAGGAGGTCACCCAGCCGGTCACCTCCCAGTCCTCGGCCCCGTACCCCGCCCGTGAGGCACAGGACTCCTCGCGTGTCTCGGGAACGTACCGCAGGGTGCGCCCGGCGAACCGGCTCAGCTCCTCCGCAGCCTCGGCCGGCGTCAGCGCCTCCGGCCCGGTGACGTCGTACACGGCACCGTCATGCCCCTCGCCCGACAGCACGGCTACGGCCACATCGGCGATGTCCTCGTGTGCCACCGCCGACACTCGTCCGTCGCCGGCCGGGCCGCGGATCACACCGTCGCTGCCGGCCATGGCCGGCAGCCCCCAGGTACCAGCTGTCCCGCAGAAACGTATGGCGCAGCCCCGTGGAGCGGAGGTACTCCTCGGTGTACCAGTGGTCGCGGGCGAAGGTGACGGTCGCGTCCGGCGCCGCGCCGAGGAACGACACGTACACGATCCGCCCGACTCCCGCCGCGACCGCGGCGTCGACGGCGCTGCCATGGTCCCGCACCCGCTCGGTCCCTCGTACGCCGAGACGAGGAACAAGGTGTGCACACCTTCCAGGGCGCGCCGCATGGACGCCCCGTCGCCGTATACGGCGGACGGCGCCGCCGCCGCCCCGGGAAGTAGCGGCAGCCTGGACGGCACACGGCCGAGCAGCCGCATGGTGAGGTCCGCCTCGCAGCGGCCTCGCGCGACCAGGCCGCCGCGGCGGCCGCCCGCTCCGGCGACGGCGACCGATGGGCGCACGGTCTGCCCTTTCCCCGCGACGGCGGTACGCGAACCTCGGCCCTACGGATGGGCCCGTTGTCCCCCGGTCGAGTCGAGGAGGATCTGCGCGATGTCGGAGGTGAACACGGCAGCCCCGGCCGTGATCTGCCGCTCGCGGGCCGGGCCGGGGTGAACGAGAGCGGTGAGCCGGTCGCGCAGCGCGCCGGCATCAGGCGCGTACGCGGACACTCCGGCCGCCGCCATGGCGCGAACGCCCTCCGCCCCATGACCCGGGATGGGCCGGTATCCGACGACCGGGAGACCGGCGGCGAGTGCCTGGACCGCGGTCTGGCCGGCCGCGTTGTCCACCAGTGCGCCTGCGGCACCCATCAGATCGGCCAGATCAGTCACCCAGCTCAGCGCCAGCACGTCCGGCGTCTTCGACATGCGCAGCCGCAGCCGATCGTCGCGGCCGCACAGGATCACCGGGAGACAGCCCGTGTCCGCGATCAGCCGCGCCGTCGCCGCGAGGTCCGAGGCCACTCCCCAGGCTCCGGTGCTCACCAGCACGGGCGTGCGCCCCGGAGCGTACGAATCCAGGACCCTCGGCCAGTGCACGGGTTCCCTGCCACGGAGCCGGAACTCCGACGGCACCACCGGCCCCGTGGCAAACGCCGAGCGGCCCCCGTGCTCGCGCACCCGGGCCGCCGCCGTCCCGGTCACGCACAGGTGCAGATCGTTGCCGGGGTGCACCCACTGCCGGTGTGCCGCGAAGTCGGTGACGAAGACCGCACTGGGCACCGTCAGCGTGCCGCTCGCCCTGAGTCTTCCCGTGACCTGCGCCGCCAGATGGAAGGTCGCGACCACGGCGTCGGCTCGGCATTCGGCGACGGTGTCCAGCAGCCGGCGCTCCGCCGTCACCGCCAGGGGCGCTGTGCCCGGC includes these proteins:
- a CDS encoding MGDG synthase family glycosyltransferase; the encoded protein is MERRLLIVSASMGAGHDTVAGELARRLRSRGHRVARCDVLELLPRGAGPALRESYRLTVRHFPWLYGAVYAAFFRDGPVRPGTAPLAVTAERRLLDTVAECRADAVVATFHLAAQVTGRLRASGTLTVPSAVFVTDFAAHRQWVHPGNDLHLCVTGTAAARVREHGGRSAFATGPVVPSEFRLRGREPVHWPRVLDSYAPGRTPVLVSTGAWGVASDLAATARLIADTGCLPVILCGRDDRLRLRMSKTPDVLALSWVTDLADLMGAAGALVDNAAGQTAVQALAAGLPVVGYRPIPGHGAEGVRAMAAAGVSAYAPDAGALRDRLTALVHPGPARERQITAGAAVFTSDIAQILLDSTGGQRAHP
- a CDS encoding YhjD/YihY/BrkB family envelope integrity protein — its product is MPLKRFGTHHVHGFRYLHRRILASPIGLAYYRGREMELMHRAMGFAALGFLTLVPLLIVVAAADPASGKGFARWLGQGLGVSASSQDEIARLFNVPERTWKQTTSFGLAALAVFGVTFGSVVQTGYEKVWDLPAARWHTMWRHVVWLAVLVFSLVLFVNIPPPRENPLRAMLIGLSDLVGTCLFFWWSQWILLCARIRWRALLPGAVVTAVALLGLRIFSQLVFSPQIASNAVMYGPFGTVLVLQSWLVGIGVVVYGGALVGRLIHELLTQRRLRRKYDEP
- a CDS encoding helix-turn-helix domain-containing protein; its protein translation is MASSGIPRPCSIADTLGVIGEKYSLLVLREVLFGVNRFDSIVRNIGAPRDVLAARLRRLADAGVLEKKLYNERPARYEYHATAVGRELRPVLLMLKEWGDRHLADVPPLVWEHSCGADLDPAIMCRACGEQVRTADLTPRFQVPGWTAQGAS
- a CDS encoding NADP-dependent succinic semialdehyde dehydrogenase → MPIATVNPANGETLKTFDPLGAEEIERRLATAEAAFRTYRTTDFAERARLLNRAADLLEQDQQDIARTMTTEMGKPIAAARAEAAKCVKAMRWYARNAEELLADEHPSPADVKDAGASRATVHYRPLGVILAVMPWNFPLWQVVRFMAPALMAGNVGLLKHASNVPQTALYLEDLIRRAGYPEGCFQTLLVGAGAVEGILRDPRVAAATLTGSEPAGRSVAAIAGDEVKKTVLELGGSDPFVVMPSADIDQAARTAVTARVQNNGQSCIAAKRFIVHTDVYDAFTERFTARMQELTVGDPMHDATDVGPLATEQGRADVEALVDDALSHGARVLCGAQRPEGLEQGWYYAPTVLAGITDSMRIHREEAFGPVATLYRVTDVDEAVALANDSPFGLSSNVWTRDEAEVRRFVRDLEAGGVFFNGMTASHPALPFGGVKRSGYGRELSGHGIREFCNTTTVWHGPEKAG